In Alteribacter lacisalsi, a genomic segment contains:
- the pyc gene encoding pyruvate carboxylase: MNRLNRIKKVLVANRGEIAIRIFRACTELNIRTVAIYSKEDTGAFHRYKADEAYLVGRGKKPIDAYLDIEDIIKTAKRNDVDAIHPGYGFLSENIQFAKRCKEEGIIFIGPDTEHLRMFGDKVQARKQAIAAGIPVIPGTDGPVAGLEEVEAFAEEHDYPLMIKASLGGGGRGMRIVREKSELKESFERARSEAKAAFGSDEMYVEKFVENPKHIEVQIIGDHEGNLVHLYERDCSVQRRHQKVVEVAPSVALSDEVRERICASAVQLMKNIDYVNAGTVEFLVTRNDDFFFIEVNPRVQVEHTITEMITGIDIVQSQIYIADGKRLHDAPVSIPRQENIYTHGFAIQSRVTTEDPTNGFLPDTGRIMAYRTGGGFGVRLDAGNGFQGAIISPHYDSLLVKLSTWALTFEGAASKMVRNLKEFRIRGIKTNIAFLENVVRHPLFMQGQYDTSFIDKTPELFVFPVRKDRGTKLLSYIGYTAVNGYPGIGKKKKPVFDEPRLPETDFLNPFPNGTKQILDERGPEGLAEWVKQQKQVLITDTTFRDAHQSLLATRLRSNDLEKIAEPQSRLLPNLFSMEMWGGATFDVSMRFLHEDPWKRLISLRNKAPNVLFQMLLRASNAVGYKNYPDNVIDEFVASSAQAGIDVFRIFDSLNWVEGMRPAIQAVRDSGKIAEASMCYTGDILDPARSKYDLAYYVRLAKELEESGAHILGIKDMAGLLKPKAAFELIGALKQELSIPVHLHTHDTSGNGIFTYARAIEAGVDIVDTAISSMSGLTSQPSMNSLYHAMSGDPRQPELNIKDADALSDYWEDVRHYYKDFESGMMSPHPEIYAHEMPGGQYSNLQQQAKAVGLGERWSEVKEMYQRVNHMFGDIVKVTPSSKVVGDMALFMVQNDLDEEQIYQKGDAIDFPDSVIELFQGYLGQPYEGFPEKLQRVILKKREAITVRPGELMEPVDFDGLKEELFHKLGRQVTGHDAVSYALYPKVYLDYQTFIEQYGDISVLDTPTFFYGLRMGEEVEIEIEHGKTLIVKLVSIGQASRDGSRVIYFELNGQPREVHVTDESIESDVKQKVKADKNNDRHIGASMPGTVIKTLVSEGDKVKKGDHLMITESMKMETTVQAPYDGSVEALHVVNEEAVQAGDLLIVFK; encoded by the coding sequence ATGAACCGGCTTAACCGAATTAAAAAAGTATTGGTGGCCAACCGCGGGGAAATTGCCATCCGTATTTTCCGTGCCTGTACGGAACTTAACATACGCACGGTAGCAATTTATTCAAAAGAAGATACCGGTGCTTTTCACCGATACAAGGCGGATGAAGCGTATCTTGTAGGCAGAGGGAAAAAGCCGATCGATGCGTATCTCGATATTGAGGATATTATTAAAACAGCGAAAAGAAATGATGTCGACGCCATCCATCCTGGCTATGGGTTTCTGTCGGAAAATATCCAGTTTGCGAAACGCTGTAAAGAAGAGGGGATTATTTTTATCGGGCCGGATACGGAGCATCTGCGGATGTTTGGTGATAAGGTCCAGGCAAGAAAGCAGGCAATTGCCGCAGGCATACCGGTAATTCCCGGTACAGACGGCCCTGTGGCAGGGTTGGAAGAGGTAGAAGCGTTTGCTGAAGAGCATGACTACCCGCTGATGATAAAAGCATCTCTAGGTGGCGGCGGACGCGGTATGCGGATTGTCCGGGAAAAAAGCGAACTGAAAGAAAGCTTTGAGCGTGCACGTTCTGAAGCAAAAGCAGCTTTTGGCAGTGATGAAATGTATGTGGAAAAATTCGTAGAGAACCCCAAGCATATCGAAGTGCAGATTATCGGAGATCATGAGGGGAATCTGGTTCATTTATACGAACGTGACTGTTCGGTTCAGCGCCGGCATCAGAAAGTTGTTGAAGTGGCTCCGAGTGTGGCACTCAGCGATGAAGTTAGAGAGCGCATTTGTGCTTCTGCTGTCCAGTTGATGAAAAATATCGATTATGTAAACGCAGGTACGGTTGAATTTCTTGTTACGAGAAACGATGATTTTTTCTTTATCGAAGTAAACCCGCGTGTTCAGGTTGAGCATACGATCACAGAGATGATCACCGGTATTGATATCGTGCAGAGCCAGATCTATATCGCGGACGGAAAGAGACTGCACGATGCTCCCGTATCCATTCCAAGACAGGAAAACATTTATACACATGGTTTTGCCATTCAGTCACGGGTGACAACAGAGGATCCTACAAACGGTTTTCTTCCCGACACAGGCAGGATCATGGCGTATCGTACAGGAGGCGGGTTTGGTGTACGCCTAGATGCAGGTAACGGGTTTCAGGGCGCAATTATCTCTCCTCATTATGATTCACTGCTCGTGAAGCTGTCGACATGGGCTCTTACGTTTGAAGGGGCAGCAAGCAAAATGGTCCGTAACCTCAAAGAATTCCGGATCAGAGGTATTAAAACTAATATCGCCTTTCTGGAAAACGTTGTGCGTCATCCTTTGTTTATGCAGGGCCAGTATGACACCTCCTTTATCGACAAAACGCCGGAACTGTTTGTGTTTCCCGTGAGAAAAGACCGTGGAACCAAACTTCTCAGCTATATAGGCTATACCGCTGTTAATGGCTACCCCGGAATTGGAAAAAAGAAAAAGCCTGTCTTTGATGAGCCGAGGCTGCCGGAAACAGATTTTCTGAACCCGTTTCCGAATGGTACAAAGCAGATTCTGGACGAACGGGGGCCGGAAGGTCTGGCTGAGTGGGTCAAACAGCAGAAACAGGTACTGATTACAGATACCACCTTTCGTGATGCCCATCAGTCCCTGCTTGCCACAAGACTCAGAAGCAATGATCTGGAGAAAATAGCAGAGCCGCAGTCACGTCTACTCCCGAATCTCTTTTCAATGGAGATGTGGGGCGGTGCCACGTTTGATGTTAGCATGCGGTTTCTTCATGAAGATCCGTGGAAGAGGCTGATCAGCCTTCGAAACAAGGCGCCGAATGTTCTTTTTCAGATGCTGCTACGAGCTTCAAATGCGGTTGGCTATAAAAACTACCCAGACAACGTTATTGACGAATTCGTCGCTTCCTCTGCACAAGCAGGGATCGATGTGTTCAGAATTTTTGACAGCCTGAACTGGGTGGAAGGTATGAGACCGGCTATACAGGCTGTCCGGGATTCCGGAAAGATCGCTGAGGCAAGTATGTGCTATACCGGGGATATTCTGGATCCTGCAAGGAGCAAATACGATTTAGCTTATTATGTAAGGCTGGCGAAGGAGCTGGAGGAATCCGGTGCACATATTCTTGGGATTAAGGATATGGCCGGACTACTTAAACCAAAAGCTGCTTTTGAACTGATCGGCGCCCTCAAGCAGGAGCTGTCGATTCCGGTCCACCTGCATACCCATGACACAAGCGGGAATGGGATCTTTACGTATGCAAGAGCAATTGAAGCAGGTGTGGATATCGTTGATACAGCAATCAGCTCTATGTCCGGTCTGACGAGCCAGCCTAGTATGAACAGTCTGTATCACGCTATGTCGGGAGATCCGCGGCAGCCGGAACTGAATATAAAGGATGCTGACGCACTGAGTGATTACTGGGAGGATGTCCGTCATTACTACAAAGATTTTGAAAGCGGGATGATGTCACCGCATCCTGAAATTTATGCACATGAGATGCCTGGGGGCCAGTACAGTAATCTGCAGCAGCAGGCAAAGGCTGTCGGGCTTGGAGAACGCTGGAGCGAAGTAAAAGAAATGTATCAGCGGGTAAACCATATGTTTGGTGATATTGTAAAGGTCACACCGTCATCAAAGGTGGTTGGAGATATGGCGCTGTTTATGGTCCAGAATGACCTGGATGAAGAACAGATCTACCAAAAAGGGGACGCCATAGATTTCCCTGACAGCGTAATTGAACTTTTTCAAGGGTATCTCGGTCAGCCTTATGAAGGATTTCCGGAGAAGCTTCAGCGGGTGATCCTGAAAAAAAGGGAAGCGATCACGGTTCGTCCTGGAGAACTGATGGAGCCTGTTGACTTTGATGGACTTAAGGAAGAACTCTTTCATAAACTTGGCCGTCAGGTGACCGGGCATGACGCCGTTTCTTATGCGCTGTATCCCAAAGTCTATCTTGACTACCAGACCTTTATTGAACAGTACGGTGACATTTCAGTACTTGATACTCCCACGTTCTTTTACGGGCTGAGGATGGGAGAGGAAGTGGAAATTGAGATTGAACACGGCAAAACTCTGATTGTCAAACTTGTTTCCATCGGTCAGGCAAGCCGGGATGGAAGCCGTGTAATCTATTTCGAACTGAACGGCCAGCCGCGGGAAGTGCATGTAACGGATGAAAGCATTGAATCAGACGTAAAGCAGAAAGTGAAAGCAGATAAAAATAACGACCGTCATATCGGTGCTTCAATGCCCGGAACGGTAATAAAAACTCTCGTTTCCGAGGGCGATAAGGTTAAAAAGGGTGATCACCTGATGATAACGGAGTCGATGAAAATGGAAACGACCGTTCAGGCTCCATATGATGGTTCGGTAGAGGCGCTCCATGTTGTAAATGAGGAAGCCGTTCAGGCAGGAGATCTCCTGATTGTATTTAAATAA
- a CDS encoding Dps family protein: MAHEKQTEILNRHVSSLNVLFVKLHNYHWFVKGPDFFTLHEKFEELYNETADHIDELAERLLAVKGRPVGTMREYLELSSLQEASGEDKAEQMVQALSKDFDVLIEELKGDIETLEEEVGDEATADMLIEIRQSFEKHNWMLRSYLGQ; encoded by the coding sequence ATGGCACACGAAAAACAAACAGAAATACTGAACCGCCACGTATCAAGTCTTAACGTACTATTTGTTAAACTGCACAACTATCATTGGTTTGTAAAAGGACCGGACTTTTTTACCCTGCATGAAAAATTTGAAGAGCTTTACAATGAAACTGCGGATCACATTGATGAACTTGCAGAGAGGCTGCTTGCAGTAAAAGGACGCCCTGTAGGAACCATGCGCGAGTACCTGGAGCTGTCGTCGCTTCAAGAGGCTTCGGGTGAAGATAAAGCTGAACAGATGGTCCAGGCCCTCTCAAAGGATTTTGATGTTCTGATTGAAGAACTAAAAGGGGACATTGAAACACTTGAAGAAGAGGTTGGAGACGAAGCTACCGCTGATATGCTGATTGAAATCCGCCAGTCATTTGAAAAACACAACTGGATGCTCCGCTCGTATCTGGGGCAGTAG
- a CDS encoding COX15/CtaA family protein, translating into MNRLNRGFKVFSVFASFGMLIVLLQGALVTQTGSGDACGTSWPLCYGQVIPEAPTIATWIEYTHRIVSAVMGLVVIILAVWAWRTLGHIRETKFLSVLAIFAIIFQGLLGAAAVAWGQSDAVMALHFGFSLVSFASVLLLCLLAFEADYTDGKVTASLTKRMRNYVYFVIIYMYTVVYTGAFVKHTGSSGVCRGWPLCNGQIIPPLEGRVAIQFGHRVAAGLLLIVIVIMLVALLRHYRHEKVLVWTAVISTILVTIQVASGAVVLFTGFTLWATLFHALFVSLLFGVLSYGVMIASRKS; encoded by the coding sequence GTGAACAGATTGAACAGAGGATTTAAGGTTTTCAGTGTGTTTGCGTCTTTCGGAATGCTTATTGTCCTCCTGCAAGGAGCACTTGTAACCCAGACCGGCTCAGGAGACGCCTGCGGCACTTCCTGGCCGCTCTGTTACGGACAAGTTATTCCGGAAGCTCCAACCATAGCCACCTGGATTGAATATACACATCGAATTGTCTCTGCCGTCATGGGACTTGTAGTCATTATTCTTGCCGTTTGGGCATGGCGTACACTCGGGCATATCAGGGAAACAAAGTTCCTTTCAGTTTTAGCGATTTTCGCAATCATCTTCCAGGGACTGCTCGGAGCAGCTGCCGTTGCCTGGGGGCAATCCGATGCAGTCATGGCTCTGCACTTCGGTTTTTCCCTCGTTTCCTTTGCCAGTGTTCTGCTTCTCTGTCTGCTTGCCTTCGAAGCAGATTATACAGATGGCAAAGTAACCGCTTCTCTCACGAAGCGGATGAGAAATTATGTATACTTTGTCATTATTTATATGTACACTGTCGTTTATACCGGCGCATTTGTGAAACATACCGGTTCAAGCGGCGTGTGCAGAGGGTGGCCGCTCTGTAACGGCCAGATAATTCCGCCTCTTGAAGGAAGGGTGGCCATTCAGTTTGGTCACAGGGTTGCTGCTGGTCTACTGTTAATTGTGATTGTTATTATGCTCGTTGCTCTTCTAAGGCATTACAGGCATGAAAAAGTATTGGTATGGACTGCAGTCATTTCCACTATTCTCGTTACGATCCAGGTTGCCAGCGGTGCTGTAGTTCTTTTCACCGGCTTTACACTCTGGGCAACACTTTTTCACGCCCTTTTCGTCAGTCTGCTTTTTGGTGTACTAAGTTATGGTGTCATGATCGCTTCAAGGAAGTCGTAA
- the cyoE gene encoding heme o synthase, with product MNKSGALSSTEVMSEEQQQSQVKKATWRSYMDISKTGIVKSNLITMFAGLFLAAHYTQTPLSAAPHIVILAMLGSALIIAGGCALNNYVDRDIDDKMIRTDKRPSVTGELTASQVLWYGLITSALGTMMLASVNMTTAVIGLSGLVIYVVFYTMWTKRTTTLNTIVGSFAGAVPPLIGWAAIDPGLHPYAWSLFLILFVWQTPHFLALAMRRCEEYRAAGIPMLPVVAGFGVTKRQILIYTAALIPVSLTLFNFGAVYTAVAFVLGVGWLVLGFAGYKKYDDDIKWATHMFLYSLVYLMVLFAVMVIVHMF from the coding sequence ATGAATAAATCCGGAGCGCTTTCTTCTACAGAGGTCATGAGCGAAGAACAGCAGCAGTCACAGGTCAAAAAGGCGACCTGGCGCTCATATATGGATATTTCGAAAACCGGAATCGTCAAATCAAACCTGATTACAATGTTTGCCGGTCTGTTTCTGGCCGCTCACTATACACAGACTCCTCTGTCAGCTGCACCTCACATTGTCATTCTTGCAATGCTCGGGTCAGCGCTTATCATTGCGGGAGGCTGTGCACTCAATAACTACGTAGACCGTGACATCGATGACAAGATGATTCGGACAGACAAACGACCTTCTGTCACAGGAGAACTCACAGCATCACAGGTGTTATGGTACGGGCTGATTACTTCCGCACTCGGTACGATGATGCTTGCTTCTGTTAATATGACAACTGCCGTTATCGGGCTATCTGGTCTTGTCATTTACGTAGTGTTCTATACTATGTGGACGAAACGGACAACCACACTGAATACTATTGTGGGCAGCTTCGCCGGAGCGGTTCCGCCGCTGATCGGCTGGGCAGCGATTGATCCGGGTCTTCATCCGTACGCATGGTCGCTTTTCTTAATTTTGTTTGTCTGGCAGACCCCGCATTTCCTGGCGCTTGCCATGAGAAGGTGTGAGGAGTATCGTGCCGCCGGAATACCTATGCTTCCTGTTGTAGCCGGATTTGGCGTAACAAAACGCCAGATTCTTATTTACACAGCTGCACTGATTCCAGTGTCCCTGACACTGTTCAATTTCGGTGCTGTGTACACGGCTGTGGCATTTGTGCTCGGTGTTGGCTGGCTGGTACTTGGTTTTGCTGGTTATAAAAAATATGACGATGACATCAAGTGGGCAACGCATATGTTCCTGTATTCTCTTGTCTACCTCATGGTCCTGTTTGCCGTGATGGTCATTGTTCATATGTTCTAA
- the coxB gene encoding cytochrome c oxidase subunit II codes for MKNLWRALPFSFILLFLAGCGKQNLSALDPRGPVAEMQYSLIILSLLIMIFVIVVVAAIYIYVLVRFREKPGDNHIPKQVEGNKNLEIIWTAIPIVLLLILAIPNVMDTFTLAETEPDEDSLVIEVTGHQFWWEFEYTDLGITAGQDLYIPTDTRIIFDLEASDVIHSFWIPALAGKQDNVPGITNSLWIEAPEEGVYQGKCTELCGESHWLMDFKVIAVDPDTFEAWAQGMAEPSEELIEPADEVAAEGREVYEANCLACHAVGGEGGNPQGGPDLTNFAEREVIAGFIEWDADTEYDGEEVSALEGWLREPQEYKPGNYMPAFGHEAIDEDEMASLLEYLDTLRVLDDE; via the coding sequence ATGAAGAACTTGTGGCGAGCGCTTCCATTTTCTTTCATTCTGCTATTTTTAGCCGGATGTGGAAAACAAAACCTGTCTGCACTGGACCCTCGCGGCCCAGTAGCAGAAATGCAGTATTCCTTAATTATTCTCAGCTTGTTGATTATGATCTTTGTCATCGTGGTCGTGGCGGCGATTTACATCTATGTACTTGTTCGCTTCCGTGAAAAACCCGGCGACAATCATATTCCTAAACAGGTAGAAGGTAACAAGAACCTTGAGATCATCTGGACAGCGATTCCGATTGTCCTTCTTCTCATCCTGGCGATTCCTAACGTTATGGATACGTTTACACTGGCCGAAACCGAGCCGGATGAAGATTCGCTGGTCATTGAAGTAACAGGGCACCAGTTCTGGTGGGAGTTTGAGTATACTGATCTCGGCATTACAGCGGGACAGGATCTCTATATCCCAACGGATACGCGGATTATCTTTGACCTGGAAGCCTCAGACGTGATCCACTCCTTCTGGATCCCGGCACTTGCTGGTAAACAGGATAACGTACCCGGAATTACGAACTCACTCTGGATTGAAGCACCTGAAGAAGGGGTTTACCAGGGGAAATGTACAGAGCTTTGCGGAGAGTCCCACTGGCTGATGGACTTTAAAGTCATTGCGGTTGATCCGGACACATTTGAAGCTTGGGCCCAGGGAATGGCCGAGCCTTCCGAAGAACTGATCGAGCCTGCAGATGAAGTAGCTGCAGAAGGCCGTGAAGTTTATGAAGCAAATTGTCTTGCCTGTCACGCCGTTGGCGGTGAAGGCGGTAACCCTCAGGGGGGACCTGACCTGACCAACTTTGCAGAGCGTGAAGTAATTGCAGGCTTTATCGAATGGGATGCAGATACAGAGTATGACGGTGAAGAAGTTAGTGCTCTGGAAGGCTGGCTCCGTGAACCACAGGAGTACAAGCCGGGCAACTATATGCCTGCATTCGGCCATGAAGCAATTGATGAAGATGAAATGGCTTCTCTTCTCGAATATCTGGATACACTTCGAGTATTAGATGACGAATAA
- the ctaD gene encoding cytochrome c oxidase subunit I — MSQAYAKKSVLWDWLTTVDHKKIGILYLAAGGFFFALGGLEAMLMRIQLMFPELGFVSEQTFNELLTMHGTTMIFLAAMPLLFGFMNYIVPLQIGARDVAFPFLNSLGFWLFLAGGILLNLSWFLGGAPDAGWTAYTPLSSAYSGTGIDYYVLGLQISGAGTLIAGINFLVTIINMRAPGMSMMRMPLFTWSSFVASALILFAFPALTIGLLLLMLERLFGATYFAVDMGGNVVIWQHLFWIFGHPEVYILILPAFGIFSEVLATFSKKRLFGYSAMVFATLIIGFLGFMVWAHHMFTVGIGPVANAIFAVATMAIAVPTGIKIFNWLFTMWGGRIQFTTANLFAIGFIPSFVMGGVTGVMLATSAANYQFHDTYFVVAHFHYVIIGGVVLGLFAGAFYWWPRMFGYKLNETLGKWFFWLFLFGFHLTFFVQHFVGLMGMPRRVASYLPGQGLDGLNLISSVGAFFMAVAFLLFVWNVIVSVKNKAEADPWDGRTLEWGIPSPTPEYNFAQTPLVRELDALWYEKMHGNGKLKAAEPLDDIHMPNGSILPVIMSIGLFIASFGLIYHVHPVTIIGLLITFGCMFVRSIKEDHGYHIHKEDIQKEEGAG; from the coding sequence GTGTCACAAGCATACGCTAAGAAAAGCGTGCTTTGGGACTGGCTGACAACGGTCGACCATAAAAAGATCGGTATTCTTTATTTGGCTGCCGGTGGCTTCTTCTTCGCCCTTGGCGGACTGGAAGCCATGCTGATGAGAATTCAGCTCATGTTCCCGGAGTTAGGCTTTGTATCTGAACAGACATTTAACGAACTACTGACAATGCATGGAACGACGATGATCTTCCTTGCAGCGATGCCGCTTTTATTCGGATTTATGAACTACATTGTACCGCTGCAGATTGGTGCACGGGATGTTGCCTTTCCGTTTTTGAATTCACTCGGTTTCTGGCTCTTCCTTGCCGGGGGGATCCTTCTTAACCTGAGCTGGTTCCTGGGCGGCGCACCTGACGCAGGGTGGACAGCTTATACACCGCTCTCAAGTGCCTATTCCGGAACGGGGATTGACTATTACGTCCTCGGACTCCAGATAAGTGGTGCCGGAACACTGATTGCCGGGATTAACTTCCTTGTTACAATCATTAACATGCGTGCCCCTGGTATGAGTATGATGCGTATGCCGCTCTTCACATGGAGTAGCTTTGTTGCATCGGCACTTATCCTGTTCGCATTCCCGGCTCTTACAATCGGTCTTCTTCTTCTCATGCTGGAGAGACTGTTCGGAGCTACCTACTTTGCTGTTGATATGGGTGGTAACGTTGTAATCTGGCAGCATTTATTCTGGATCTTTGGACACCCGGAAGTTTACATTCTCATTCTGCCGGCCTTCGGTATCTTCTCCGAAGTACTGGCTACGTTCTCCAAGAAACGTCTTTTCGGTTACTCCGCAATGGTATTTGCGACACTGATTATCGGTTTCCTTGGATTCATGGTATGGGCTCACCACATGTTTACAGTGGGGATTGGTCCTGTAGCTAACGCAATCTTTGCGGTTGCCACAATGGCCATTGCCGTACCAACAGGTATTAAAATATTTAACTGGCTGTTTACAATGTGGGGCGGGCGTATTCAGTTCACAACCGCAAACCTGTTTGCCATCGGTTTTATCCCATCATTCGTAATGGGCGGGGTAACAGGTGTTATGCTTGCAACAAGTGCAGCGAACTACCAGTTCCACGATACGTACTTTGTTGTGGCCCACTTCCACTACGTTATTATCGGTGGTGTAGTACTTGGTCTCTTTGCCGGTGCTTTCTACTGGTGGCCAAGAATGTTCGGTTACAAACTGAATGAAACACTTGGTAAATGGTTCTTCTGGCTGTTCCTGTTCGGATTCCACCTGACGTTCTTCGTCCAGCACTTTGTGGGTCTGATGGGAATGCCGCGACGCGTGGCATCCTACCTGCCTGGCCAGGGACTTGACGGCCTTAACTTGATCAGTTCGGTCGGTGCCTTCTTCATGGCAGTGGCGTTTCTCCTGTTTGTATGGAACGTAATCGTTTCTGTCAAAAACAAAGCGGAGGCTGATCCTTGGGACGGCCGTACGCTGGAGTGGGGCATTCCGTCTCCGACACCGGAGTACAACTTTGCCCAGACACCGCTCGTACGTGAACTTGATGCACTTTGGTATGAAAAAATGCACGGAAACGGAAAGCTCAAAGCAGCTGAACCGCTTGATGACATTCATATGCCGAACGGTTCGATCCTTCCGGTTATCATGTCAATTGGTCTGTTCATTGCTTCATTCGGTCTTATTTATCACGTGCACCCGGTAACCATTATTGGTCTTCTGATAACGTTCGGCTGTATGTTTGTCCGTTCGATTAAAGAGGATCACGGTTATCATATTCACAAAGAAGATATTCAAAAAGAAGAGGGGGCGGGGTAA
- a CDS encoding cytochrome (ubi)quinol oxidase subunit III, translating to MAQAEQVKHDQALPPYPEKATLEGKNKFLGFWFFLGGETVLFASLFGTYLGLRNGVADGPTSQELFHLDLVFYMTMILLTSSLTSVFAIINMKKGNYKGLLGWMWATVALGVAFLSFEIYEFWDYTVNYGLGFTTSAFASSFYTLVGTHGAHVLFGVLWISTLLIRYAKTGLTLTNAPKFYTASLYWHFIDVVWVFIFTVVYLMGV from the coding sequence ATGGCACAGGCAGAACAGGTTAAACACGACCAGGCCCTTCCTCCATACCCTGAAAAAGCAACTCTGGAAGGGAAAAATAAATTTCTTGGATTCTGGTTTTTCCTAGGTGGTGAAACAGTTCTTTTTGCCAGTCTGTTCGGGACCTATCTTGGTCTCCGCAACGGTGTGGCTGATGGTCCCACGTCCCAGGAACTGTTCCACCTTGACCTTGTGTTCTACATGACGATGATCCTTCTTACAAGCTCACTTACAAGTGTGTTTGCCATCATCAACATGAAGAAAGGAAATTACAAAGGTCTTCTCGGCTGGATGTGGGCAACCGTTGCACTCGGTGTAGCCTTCCTGTCATTCGAGATTTATGAGTTCTGGGATTATACAGTGAATTACGGACTCGGCTTTACAACGAGTGCCTTTGCTTCCTCGTTCTACACGCTTGTCGGGACACACGGAGCTCACGTGCTGTTCGGGGTACTGTGGATTTCGACACTTCTGATCCGTTATGCAAAAACAGGACTTACGCTTACAAACGCACCAAAATTCTATACAGCGTCTCTATACTGGCACTTTATCGACGTTGTATGGGTATTTATCTTCACCGTCGTTTATCTGATGGGAGTATAA
- a CDS encoding cytochrome C oxidase subunit IV family protein, with the protein MDPHVSDPSAPLKGGPSKKTEKKLAKEARHQVISFVFMIFLTSVAFLTVASDTIPNRFAIPFILLIAVVQVLMQLYYFMHLNDRGNGWNNIMLWTGIFVAVMTVPTLMLLIGVIKF; encoded by the coding sequence ATGGATCCACATGTTTCTGATCCGAGCGCTCCTTTAAAAGGAGGGCCATCAAAGAAAACAGAAAAAAAGCTGGCGAAAGAAGCGAGGCACCAGGTCATTTCCTTCGTGTTTATGATCTTCCTGACATCTGTTGCCTTCCTTACCGTTGCCAGTGATACGATTCCAAACCGCTTTGCGATTCCATTTATTCTTCTGATCGCAGTTGTGCAGGTTCTGATGCAGCTTTATTACTTCATGCATTTGAACGACCGTGGAAACGGCTGGAACAACATTATGCTCTGGACGGGAATCTTTGTTGCGGTGATGACAGTTCCGACACTTATGCTCTTAATCGGTGTTATTAAGTTCTAA
- a CDS encoding DUF420 domain-containing protein codes for MATFLPFVSTIFIGASALFVAAGWYLVSRRKIEAHKKAMFWAAVLAVIFFITYLSKTFFIGSTAFGGPEDVRLYYTVFLLFHITLATVAAVMGIWTLVTGYKNKLHVHRRLGPITSVVWFISASSGIMVYLLLYVIYPPGETTNVWRAILGI; via the coding sequence GTGGCTACGTTTTTACCATTTGTCAGTACGATCTTTATCGGGGCCAGTGCTCTTTTTGTAGCAGCAGGCTGGTACCTCGTTTCAAGAAGAAAAATAGAAGCTCATAAAAAAGCAATGTTCTGGGCTGCAGTTCTTGCTGTTATCTTTTTCATCACCTATTTGTCTAAAACCTTTTTTATCGGAAGTACGGCTTTTGGCGGTCCGGAAGATGTGAGGCTTTATTATACGGTCTTTCTGCTGTTTCATATTACGCTCGCAACAGTTGCAGCCGTAATGGGAATCTGGACGCTCGTAACAGGATATAAGAACAAGCTTCATGTTCACCGCCGGCTCGGTCCGATCACTTCGGTTGTCTGGTTTATCTCTGCAAGTTCGGGAATTATGGTGTATCTGCTGCTGTACGTTATATATCCTCCAGGTGAAACCACGAATGTATGGCGCGCCATACTTGGAATATAA